The Papilio machaon chromosome 17, ilPapMach1.1, whole genome shotgun sequence genome segment gtataaaatgcaGTTTTCCATAACCTAtctctatgacaaatttcatctagatcatTTTAGCCATTTTTTAGTTAACTGGGAACAAAAATTATCcctttttacataatatgaagCATATTTGATTTCAGGGCATTTGTCAAATTACTTTAAGAGGGGGTAATTAATAGTTACCATCTCTACTTCCGGTCACTATCTCAGGAGCGCCACAATTGACAGTACTACCTCCCATTCCAtctattgaatttataatgtctGTATGTTCCTTTGTTATATAAACTTGACTGCTTTTTTCTAAATCcctgaaaacaatattaaaaccatAGGTACTCTTTAGTACAGCAGAACAAATAATTGATGTATTTTGAAACTATATTTCACCAAAAGATATTTGAAAGATTAGCCAAGGTATTCAAATATGTAATACCATTGTATATTAAGTTAGATTAGAACATACGTGAACATAATGAACGTAACTCAAAAATTTAGTCGATTTATTAAGTAGTAAACAAACCATATTTCTAAAGTTCCTTTAAAATCGCCGGTAGCCAATCTTCGCTCAACGTCACTGCTAGCGCCAAAGGTTCcacatttaaatgaatttggTCGCTCTATTacctttatgtttttaatttcgcctGAGGATATCTCAAATATCTCAATAGTTCCGCTGCCTTTAGGTAGTGATCCGATAACCACAAATTTAGCAGAGCACGGTACCCATTTGCAGTCGAATAAAGAATGATCTAAATTGTGTTCGATATGTGTAATAATTTGCGGCGTATCTTGGTCTTCCATTGGATAAGTTGAACTAAATGCAACAGAATCAAGAGAGTTATCCAAATTGCTTCTTCTAACTTTTATTGACAAAACATGATGAGTTGCCATGGTAACGGAAAACAAAGTTGAcgtttcaaaaaataaattggtattgatttttaaaaatcctaaaatgtgaaaaaactttaattcacAACATAGTCATTTatcgtttataattatttgataataaaagcACTAAACTTAaaggtttctttttttttcactttactCCACCCATTAGctaaaacgtaattttttttatagttttttacattttgtacgaAGTGAATTACTTCTTTATATGTAAACGGATTATAAGCAGtttattttacgtatttttcaattaaataatggtttgttatatgttttttgatCCAGGAAAATCTTGAAAAGTCCTTTTTTTTGCAATTCCAGCAAAACGTTCGGAAATGTCTCCTATActtctaatttttattgcatgagagaaatttttcatttctttatagatcatgtaattttaaaaaagctaaatctgaaaacataattttttaactagaaaatgcattaatttataatttaataagaatcttttgatttctttttcaaGAATTTTTACGATAAATCGCTTCAAAAACCATTGAGTTATAGAACGTTACACCATCGCATTCGCATCCCTAAGTAACAAATGTCACAGTGATTCATTGTTTGCTCTGACttcgaaattttaattgatgtcaaatcagaatttaataatttttataacaattatcaaTGTAATTCTAactatcaaataaaacttaaaacaattcaatatAACTTATTAACTACTCATCTAacatcataataattttttgacgATGAGTGATAAGAAGTATAAGCAAAGTGTTGGTATTGCTTAAACttgtttgtaatttcaattagtttgatttaacctattattaaataaaactttgttttgtttaacagAAGGCAGATATTGCTAAACAGTTCGATTTGCCCGAACGTCAATCGAAGAttacaacattgctaaatcaAGCTGGTCAAGCGTACTGTATCTGCAGATCGTCAGATAGTTCTCGGTTTATGATGTGAGTTAAGTGATTTAATgatgtttaaacatttttaatgatgaTATTTcgtattcaaaaaaattaattttaatattactttcttCTGCAGAGCATGCGACGCTTGTGAGGAATGGTACCACGGTGACTGTATTAATATATCTGAGAGAGAGGCAAAGTATATAAAGAACTATTTTTGTGAACGGTGCCGTGAAGAAGACCCTAGTTTGAAGACAAGATTTCGACCACAAAAAAGAGAAAATGATGTTGACTCAGGttagttattattaagaaatggGTCATTGATGGTCTTCATCAATGaaatgttatgttaatttGCTTTCTTCAACATGTTAATCAATTAGTTGATTCAACTAGTTCATTGAATTAACACCAATCACTAATTACCTTACCATCTCTAACCAACATAAATCCAAGTGCTGAACGACAAGTGAATTATTGTTTTCCAGGTCGTGATGATAGAAAAAAGAAACGAAAGGAAAAGGATCATTCAGAAAATAAATCTTCAAAGAGATCTACAAAAGATGGTTGTGGAGATTGTTCAGGTTGTTTACAAGAATATGATTGTGGCCAGTAAGTAatcaaatttcttatttttttataagcaaGTTGTAAGATGTTTGGCCAAcatctatattatattattgtaatcttattaatataaatgagaatttttggatggatggatgtttgtttgaaggtatctccgaaataGCTCAATGGGCcttgatgaaatatggcacagatgtagaacatagtctgtaagaacacataggctatttattatgttttatttttaattccgcacagacggagtcTCGGCCGATAGCTAGTAATCAATATGTTGTTTGTATAAAAGTTtcttgcttttttttaataataaattccaaTTACTTTTAGTTGTGATGCTTGTGAAGACAAACGTAAATTTGGCGGCAATAACAAGCTTAAAATGAGATGCAGACAAAAGGTTTGCACCAAGGACAAAAAGTCTTTGCGTCAGTCCaggtattaattttaaataacataattttttttttttttttaaaccttaaCGTAATCATGATCAATTATAGAATAAATTTCCCTTACATTCTGGTATATGTAGGAACTAAGGATAGGATTAGACTTATGCCTTACTATGGGATAGACTAAACAACATGGCTGTCACTTTTTTGATGCATCTTTTGGTCAATTAAGTTACTATTACTACTTGATaagtatttgatttatttcgtCTTCTACTAGGAGGTTTTTTGTTTGTGGCCCACAAGTCATGTTTGGTGCAAACATCCATACTGTGATGATAGCTTTTCACTTCAAGCAGCAGTAACAGAGTAAAGAAGAAGCATCACGAGCGGGAGACATACGAGCTGGAGGAGTCGCTGGCGCACTTGCAGACGGCGGCGGCGCGTCAGTGTTACGGGCCGCAGTGCACTCGCGCCGCGCGCTTCTCCTCCAAGTACTGCTCCACTGAATGTGGCATGCGTCTCGCCACCGCCAGGATATACCAGGTCAGAGAGCCTTTCCCTGCATCACTACCAGATACTGTCCACCTCAATCTTTTTGTCGATTAACATCCTTCTGAATCCTACTTTGATTACAATTGAGACCAGTtgagatgtaattttttcgTATAATTTCTACAGTATCATAAAATGATACTAAGAAAAAGAACAATAAACTcagtatcatcatcatcagctcagtATACGTTCCCatcgaggggctcggagcctaccccaagttaggggtgactaggacatagtcaacaaagctggccaagtgcgggttggctGACTTTACacaatatcattgaatttcttctcagatatttgcaggttgcatcacgatgttttcctataccgtaagaacgtcggataaatataaatatgtaaatcgaaaaacacattggtacatggcgggatccgaacccaggacctgcagattgcaagtcaagtgcttaacccctgagccaccgacgctctactAAACTCAGTATCGTCGAAGATGACCTATGTAACTGAGGGTCGTGACTTAGATTAGTTGTTATTGTTGTTTCAGGTGCTGCCGCAGCGTATCCAGGAGTGGTCTCTCTCCAGCTGTGTGGCGGAGCAGCACAACCGCAAGGCGCTGGAGGTGGTGCGAGGTGGACTGGCGCGTGCGCAGGCGGCATTGCGCGCGCTGGACCGCCAGCACGCCGACCTGGACGCGCTCGTCGCGCGCGCCAACAACGCCACCATACTACACACAGATGACAAGGTACCCACATATAATGCACTTGTGAATTAACTAGTCTTTTGCAGactagttaaatttaaatcaggACTAAACATAGCTAAGTCTAAAtctaaatcaataaataaagttcttcttcttttttttttttattaatagtaaaacCTATTGTTTTTTCGATGTCTTCTCCAACGTTAAGGTTGAAGGTAAATGAAAGTGTAAAGTTTgtgtattcaaaatattaaatagcaaaAGACAATCAAGGTAACGGGGTCCTGTGTCCTCCGACAAATGACTGGTAGCTGATGATTTtctaattgaaattaaatcaaattaaattaaaaaaagaaatgatgAAATCCGGCTTGAAGGACTAtaagttttgaaaatttatttatctattgcGATTGCGATTACAAACGTTTGAAAAACGATTAAAATATGTGGAAAAATGTCATACTCACTGTTGTTAATGATCACTAAGGGTccatttaaatcatttaatgtatattattgCTACTAAATCGACTGTGTCGGGTAGTTAAACTCCGTCCATTGTATGATTGTTACACAGGAGGCAGATGATGAGACGTCTATGTACTGTATAACTTGTGGCCACGAGATCCACTCTCGCACCGCCGTCAAGCACATGGAGAAGTGCTTCGTGAAGTATGAAGCGCAGGCATCTTTCGGCAGCAGACATCGCACTCGCATCGATGGACAGAGCATGTTCTGTGATTACTACAATCCAGTCAACGGCACCTACTGCAAACGATTAAGGGTAtcgtattatctatatatataaaaatgaattgctgttcgttagtctcactaaaactcgagaacggctgaccggatttatcttatcttagtcttgaaatgttcgtggaggtctagggaaggtttaaaaggcgagaaaaaattcatatcgctattaagttttttttaactgcgcgcggacggagtcgcgggcgacagctagtcttacataaataaatgcgaatgtttggatgtatggatggatggatgtttgttagaaggtatcttcagtttaaaaaagtttttttttttactttcacgCGGTATGTTTAGCGAGCGAGAACTAACACTTGTCACAaagtaaatattcaataaatatttactttgtgacaaaatactttgaaaaatatgtcaggtatatataaaaaatgaaggtCAAACGAACCTAATAATGTTtgattaaatctttaaatatgaacaaaaatgacaaataaaattatttattgtgtatGTTAGAATGTTAATTTGAAGAGTGTaagataatttcaaatatcattTTCATGTGCAAATGTACAATTACGATTGTTGTCGATCGATTGTGGAAATGTCGTGGTTAGAATGTTATGACATATTGACTCGAATGACAAGAGggtgaaaatatataagtttttatgttaaacttctatagaaacggctaaaacactcacgtatatatatccgatatagtcaccgactagtttcgagctcACTGAGCGCAGTGAGCGAGGGGCCGCGTCCGGAAAATAATACCAGTTCCACTCACCCTGAagcccccgaagggctcgaaactagtcggtgacgacaccggatatatatacgtgagtgttttagccgtttctatataagtttaatgatgaagtctcacgaaagtttgaataagtttttatgtgACTGCCTACAGCCTAAAccactgaaccgattttgacgagttAGGTGTCAATGAATTCGTCTTCTCCTAAGTGtacaattacttttttaagtaACTAATAGTGTTATTGTTTGTGTAGGTGATGTGTCCTGAACACTTCAAAGATCCGAAAGTGAGCGATACAGATGTGTGTGGATGTCCGCTGGTTCGCGAGGTGTTTGAGGCTACAGGCGAGTTCTGCCGCGCTCCCAAGAAGTCCTGCCTCAAGCACTACCAGTGGGAGAAGTTGCGGCGCGCTGAGATCGACATGGAGCGCGTCCGACAGTGGCTGAGGCTGGACGAGCTCGTTGAGCAGGAGAGGAGCATACGACTGGCTATGGCATCGAGGTATCCTACAAACtgaattactatttatttaataatgagcGTCGGCggttcaggggttaagcacttgacttgcaatctgcaggttctgggttcgaatcccgccatatacctatgtgtttttcgatttacaaatgtacaatatagtgatgctgcacatatttgagaagaaattcaattatatgtatgaagtcaacccgcactgggtcagcatggttgactatgtcctagtcaccactaacttggggtaggctccgagcccctcagtggggacgtatagtgagctgatgatgatgaactaAAAACTGACCGTACGCCTGACATTCAAGAGAAGTATACgatgatgataaaaaattatgatggAAATAACACCTCAAAAGTCAAAATCGGTGCAGTCGTTTAAGCGAAATAAGgtctaacatttttttaaattactttttcagAGCTGGTGTGTTAGGTTTAATGTTACATTCGACTTACAACCACGAGGTAATGGAACGTATCACAAAAGTTAATGAAAACGGCAAGATGAAGGAGTCCTCCTGACATAGGAGGTCACATCACACCTCCCATAAGATTAATAACCTCGCGCCTAATAtgtagtaataattataactttgtaattaactttatataaaaagtacgcATAATacacttattaaatttaaaaaaaatatatgcaaatctatatgttttgttttattttttactaataaatataaaaaaattacatatcctgctcgaaggaccatatctgagaatatttttattccatacgcctcataaaaattattttatagcaatGGACatattgttggtttctgagattaaaatctctgtataaaacatataattcctgtcattatctttgacaaaacagagataacgatatgtttttaacgGGAATtacggtctcagaaacccacggtcaTGTCTACAGATAACAAATCTAGACCACAAAAATGAGGAGAAACAGCCCTGGTGTCCTTTAACTCGAGTAAATCCATCACTaatgacaaattaataattgactCTCCGTTAGACGTCAAacttattgtataaaatactccatatatcttactataatattataaactagcttttaccagcgactctgtccgcgcggaataaaaaatagaaaacggggtaaaaattattctatgtccgtttcctggttctaagctacctgcccaccaattttcagtcaaatcgattcagccgttcttgagttataaatagtgtaactaacacgactttcttatacctatatatacatatatatgtatatagatgcgagactttagatggatggatgtttggtatctccggaacggctcttgataaaatttggcaaagatgtagaacaatctggaaaaatacataagtttctttttacgctttttttgattccgcgcgaacagattcatgggcgacagctattaggTTATACATCTATGCTATCATGGTTATCATATCCAAtaggtataaaattattttgttatatttataataatgttcatGTCAAATGTGCGTGCGAAATGTATGATAGATGAGAGTCGTCATGTGGATATTTAGAGTAACAGATCGTCAGTTAGACACGGTCAAACAGTTGTGTTGTGCAAGCTATTTCATACATATTAGGGTGTCCATGAATTCTTTTACATACCATACAGATGGGTCGATATCTGCAACTTCAAAACTGGCACGTATTTTACTTAATCGTGCAATTTCATTTTAGTCAGCCCTGAATTTTTGACCGTAACATATTTCGAGTCAATTAAATGCACCATGTTTAAATCAATCATGGCATGAACCCCGTTTCTTTAGAGCTTTATGGCTGTAATAACTAcgatagttataaaaaaaatgtaaaattaaatacaaaacatttgaaataccAATATATCAATCTCGACAATCCACTATGTCCTagactattatatttttatggttactttattatttaataaggcGAGGGGTTGGCAGCAGCATTATTCACGGTTGcctcttattaaaataacattatcatATTAGAAA includes the following:
- the LOC106721442 gene encoding CXXC-type zinc finger protein 1 isoform X1; translation: MSDKKYKQSKADIAKQFDLPERQSKITTLLNQAGQAYCICRSSDSSRFMIACDACEEWYHGDCINISEREAKYIKNYFCERCREEDPSLKTRFRPQKRENDVDSGRDDRKKKRKEKDHSENKSSKRSTKDGCGDCSGCLQEYDCGHCDACEDKRKFGGNNKLKMRCRQKVCTKDKKSLRQSSSSNRVKKKHHERETYELEESLAHLQTAAARQCYGPQCTRAARFSSKYCSTECGMRLATARIYQVLPQRIQEWSLSSCVAEQHNRKALEVVRGGLARAQAALRALDRQHADLDALVARANNATILHTDDKEADDETSMYCITCGHEIHSRTAVKHMEKCFVKYEAQASFGSRHRTRIDGQSMFCDYYNPVNGTYCKRLRVMCPEHFKDPKVSDTDVCGCPLVREVFEATGEFCRAPKKSCLKHYQWEKLRRAEIDMERVRQWLRLDELVEQERSIRLAMASRAGVLGLMLHSTYNHEVMERITKVNENGKMKESS
- the LOC106721442 gene encoding CXXC-type zinc finger protein 1 isoform X2, producing MSDKKYKQSKADIAKQFDLPERQSKITTLLNQAGQAYCICRSSDSSRFMIACDACEEWYHGDCINISEREAKYIKNYFCERCREEDPSLKTRFRPQKRENDVDSGRDDRKKKRKEKDHSENKSSKRSTKDGCGDCSGCLQEYDCGHCDACEDKRKFGGNNKLKMRCRQKVCTKDKKSLRQSSSNRVKKKHHERETYELEESLAHLQTAAARQCYGPQCTRAARFSSKYCSTECGMRLATARIYQVLPQRIQEWSLSSCVAEQHNRKALEVVRGGLARAQAALRALDRQHADLDALVARANNATILHTDDKEADDETSMYCITCGHEIHSRTAVKHMEKCFVKYEAQASFGSRHRTRIDGQSMFCDYYNPVNGTYCKRLRVMCPEHFKDPKVSDTDVCGCPLVREVFEATGEFCRAPKKSCLKHYQWEKLRRAEIDMERVRQWLRLDELVEQERSIRLAMASRAGVLGLMLHSTYNHEVMERITKVNENGKMKESS